The Microbacterium limosum genome contains a region encoding:
- a CDS encoding MSMEG_0565 family glycosyltransferase, protein MKIAQVTYSTRPRGGVVHTLALSEALAAQGHEVEIWTLGRGDDTAFFRDVDPAVAVRVVPFEAREGEGVGDRIERSITTMASAFSTDADVVHAQDCISANAVISAGHACVRTIHHLDAFTTPRLIECHETAIHRPAGRVCVSRAVAAEVEAEYGYTPTVIPNGVDADRFAAAAGPAGDAQRTRWRSRLGDYVLALGGIEQRKGSIDLLEAFAAVRAEHPDLRLVFGGGETLFDYRPYREEFDRRADELHIQPTVLGAVPDDDLPALVAAATTLGFVSTKEGFGLAAMEALAAGVPVVARDLPVLREVFGGAVLYASDVPGIAEALSASIDPLSRADPADGQRLARSYSWSAAARAHDHFYRSFLARGGG, encoded by the coding sequence GTGAAGATCGCACAGGTCACGTACTCGACGAGGCCGCGCGGCGGCGTCGTCCATACGCTCGCCCTGTCGGAGGCGCTCGCTGCGCAGGGGCACGAGGTCGAGATCTGGACGCTCGGTCGGGGCGACGACACCGCCTTCTTCCGCGACGTCGATCCGGCCGTCGCCGTTCGCGTCGTCCCCTTCGAAGCGCGCGAGGGGGAGGGCGTCGGCGATCGGATCGAGCGGTCCATCACCACGATGGCGTCGGCTTTCTCGACCGACGCGGACGTGGTGCACGCGCAGGACTGCATCTCGGCGAACGCCGTCATCTCCGCCGGTCACGCCTGCGTACGCACGATCCATCACCTCGACGCCTTCACGACGCCGCGCCTGATCGAGTGCCACGAGACGGCGATCCACCGGCCCGCGGGGCGTGTCTGCGTGTCTCGGGCGGTCGCCGCGGAGGTCGAGGCGGAATACGGATACACCCCGACCGTGATCCCGAACGGCGTCGACGCCGATCGCTTCGCGGCCGCCGCCGGGCCCGCCGGCGACGCCCAGCGCACCCGGTGGCGCTCGCGGCTCGGCGACTACGTGCTCGCGCTCGGCGGGATCGAGCAGCGCAAGGGCTCGATCGATCTGCTCGAGGCGTTCGCCGCGGTCCGTGCCGAGCATCCGGATCTGCGGCTGGTGTTCGGGGGCGGCGAGACGCTGTTCGACTACCGGCCCTACCGCGAAGAGTTCGATCGGCGGGCGGACGAACTGCACATCCAGCCGACGGTTCTCGGCGCGGTGCCCGATGACGACCTTCCCGCTCTCGTCGCCGCGGCGACGACGCTCGGCTTCGTCTCGACGAAGGAGGGCTTCGGGCTCGCCGCGATGGAGGCGCTCGCCGCGGGGGTGCCCGTCGTCGCGAGGGACCTTCCCGTCCTCCGCGAGGTATTCGGAGGGGCCGTCCTCTACGCGTCGGATGTCCCGGGCATCGCCGAGGCCCTGAGCGCCTCGATCGACCCGCTCTCGCGCGCCGATCCCGCCGACGGGCAGCGCCTGGCGCGCTCCTACAGCTGGAGCGCCGCCGCCCGGGCTCACGACCACTTCTACCGCTCGTTCCTCGCACGCGGGGGCGGATGA
- a CDS encoding AMP-binding protein yields the protein MMRQSISSIIADRARAAPNDVVVIDERGGLTASDLDESATRLAHALRGRGVETDDLVTISLPNGRDFVIATVAVWKAGATPQPVATRLTDAERAAVEEVSGPAAAIGLRPQDRSTPWFVSVDAPAVAEPLPDLAASSWKAPTTSGSTGRPKVVKANAPALLDPTTPVAAFLPLRATQLVAGPMTHSATFTYAFRGLLTGHRLVILPRFDERGWLDAVEEHAVTWGLIVPTMMHRLLRLPEAERHPDRVRSIESLLHMGAPCSIPLKRAFVEWVGAERVVEVYAGSESNGLTMIGGDEWLTREGSVGRAVGGTEIRIRAADGEPAPIGTIGTVWMRRGPRPAYEYVGATSRRDSEGWDTLGDVGRLDDDGYLYLLDRLDDVINRGGEKIYPVEIERVLEQHPAVRGALAFGLPDPALGERVAAVADVAGAQIGADELLAWSRERLGARAPASIVVVDEPVRDDAGKASRRRWAQRAARS from the coding sequence ATGATGCGACAGTCGATCTCCTCGATCATCGCCGACAGGGCGCGCGCCGCGCCGAACGATGTCGTCGTCATCGACGAGCGCGGCGGGCTCACGGCATCCGACCTCGATGAGTCGGCGACGCGTCTGGCGCACGCCCTGCGCGGTCGTGGTGTGGAGACGGATGACCTCGTGACGATCTCGCTGCCCAACGGTCGCGATTTCGTCATCGCCACCGTCGCCGTCTGGAAGGCGGGTGCGACCCCACAGCCCGTGGCGACGAGGCTCACGGATGCAGAGCGCGCCGCCGTCGAGGAGGTGTCCGGGCCGGCCGCCGCGATCGGTCTTCGCCCCCAGGACCGGTCGACCCCGTGGTTCGTCTCGGTCGATGCGCCCGCCGTGGCCGAGCCGCTCCCGGACCTGGCGGCGTCGTCCTGGAAGGCGCCCACGACATCCGGGTCGACCGGTCGCCCCAAAGTGGTCAAGGCGAACGCCCCGGCGCTGCTGGACCCGACCACGCCCGTCGCCGCCTTCCTGCCCTTGCGCGCGACGCAGCTGGTGGCGGGGCCGATGACGCACTCGGCGACGTTCACGTACGCCTTCCGGGGCCTTCTCACGGGCCATCGCCTCGTCATCCTGCCGCGCTTCGACGAACGAGGGTGGCTCGACGCGGTCGAAGAGCACGCCGTCACGTGGGGCCTCATCGTGCCGACGATGATGCATCGGCTGCTCCGTCTGCCCGAGGCCGAGCGTCATCCCGATCGTGTGCGCAGCATCGAGTCGCTGCTGCACATGGGAGCCCCGTGCTCGATCCCGCTCAAGCGCGCGTTCGTCGAGTGGGTCGGCGCGGAGCGGGTCGTCGAGGTGTACGCCGGATCCGAGTCGAACGGGCTGACGATGATCGGCGGCGACGAATGGCTCACCCGCGAGGGCAGCGTCGGAAGGGCCGTCGGTGGAACCGAGATCCGGATCCGTGCCGCGGACGGCGAGCCCGCGCCGATCGGGACGATCGGGACGGTGTGGATGCGTCGAGGCCCGCGGCCCGCCTACGAATACGTCGGCGCGACCTCCCGCAGGGACTCCGAAGGGTGGGACACGCTCGGTGACGTCGGCAGGCTGGACGACGACGGCTACCTCTACCTCCTCGATCGCCTGGACGATGTCATCAACCGCGGCGGGGAGAAGATCTATCCCGTCGAGATCGAGCGCGTGTTGGAGCAGCATCCCGCCGTTCGCGGTGCGCTCGCCTTCGGGCTGCCGGATCCCGCTCTCGGCGAGCGCGTCGCGGCCGTCGCGGACGTCGCCGGCGCGCAGATCGGCGCGGACGAGCTGCTGGCATGGTCGAGGGAGCGGCTCGGAGCGCGGGCGCCCGCCTCGATCGTCGTGGTCGATGAGCCCGTGCGCGATGATGCGGGCAAAGCGTCTCGTCGTCGGTGGGCGCAACGAGCCGCGCGATCATGA
- a CDS encoding carbon-nitrogen hydrolase family protein, which yields MVTVTMAGVAAHFGRDVDRTLAKLPGIIAHARERGVDLLVLPDATIGGYLFDLQHPSDEGDSAPRSVDLDGPEIAAVIALAGGMTVCFGVAERARAEGAEVRYNTAVCVTGDGILGTHRKVHLPLGESDVYRAGDAFSAFDTPVGRLGMMIDFDKTFPESARSLALGGAEILACLSAWPASVTDRSDRIRNDRQAHLFDLYDCARAAENQVYLVSSNQTGVMGGLRFLGQAKIVDPAGEIIAKTWAKGGLAIAEADVRASRARARRSLNHIEQRAEHAYRFTLS from the coding sequence ATGGTCACGGTCACGATGGCGGGGGTCGCAGCGCACTTCGGGCGAGACGTGGATCGGACCCTCGCCAAACTGCCCGGGATCATCGCTCACGCGCGGGAGAGGGGCGTCGATCTGCTCGTCCTGCCGGACGCGACGATCGGCGGGTATCTGTTCGACCTGCAGCATCCCTCCGACGAGGGCGACAGCGCGCCCCGCTCGGTCGACCTGGATGGGCCGGAGATCGCCGCGGTCATCGCGCTCGCCGGCGGCATGACCGTCTGCTTCGGCGTCGCCGAGCGTGCGCGCGCCGAAGGTGCGGAGGTTCGCTACAACACGGCCGTGTGCGTGACGGGCGACGGCATCCTCGGAACCCATCGGAAGGTGCACCTGCCGCTCGGCGAATCCGACGTCTATCGCGCGGGTGACGCGTTCTCGGCCTTCGACACCCCGGTCGGCCGCCTGGGAATGATGATCGACTTCGACAAGACATTCCCGGAATCGGCGCGGTCGCTGGCGCTGGGCGGGGCCGAGATCCTCGCGTGCCTGAGCGCGTGGCCGGCGAGCGTGACCGACCGCTCCGACCGCATCCGCAACGACCGTCAGGCCCATCTGTTCGACCTGTACGACTGCGCGCGGGCGGCGGAGAACCAGGTGTATCTCGTCTCGTCCAACCAGACCGGCGTCATGGGCGGGCTGCGCTTCCTCGGGCAGGCGAAGATCGTCGATCCCGCGGGAGAGATCATCGCCAAGACCTGGGCCAAGGGCGGGCTCGCGATCGCGGAGGCCGATGTGAGGGCGTCCCGGGCCCGGGCGCGCCGGAGCCTGAACCACATCGAGCAGCGCGCCGAGCACGCGTACCGATTCACCCTGTCGTGA
- a CDS encoding alkene reductase, producing MDLFSPLTLGDLDLPNRVIMAPLTRMRADAEGVPGALIAEHYAQRASLGMIISEGVYPSHESRAYPGQPGIVTDEQAAGWRSVADAVHAEGGRIVMQLMHGGRVSHTDITGTDRIVAPSAVAIDGDVHTPGGKKPFPVPHALSTEELAQVRDEFVAAARRAIDAGLDGVEVHGANGYLLHQFLSPVSNQRTDAYGGSPEGRAAFVIEVTTAIAEAVGAGRVGIRLSPAHNIQDVAETDEADVRATYTALVEGIAPLGLAYLSVLHAEPEGELVQGLRARFGGAFVANSGFGRLTTKEEAVDIVARGKADAVAVGRLALANPDLVERWVGGHPENEPDPATFYAQGAVGYTDYPRLSA from the coding sequence GTGGACCTGTTCTCCCCGCTCACCCTCGGTGATCTCGATCTCCCCAACCGGGTGATCATGGCCCCCCTCACCCGTATGCGAGCGGACGCGGAAGGTGTCCCCGGTGCGCTGATCGCCGAGCACTACGCCCAGCGCGCGAGCCTCGGCATGATCATCTCAGAGGGCGTGTACCCGAGCCACGAGTCGCGTGCCTACCCCGGCCAGCCGGGGATCGTCACCGACGAGCAGGCTGCGGGATGGCGTAGCGTCGCAGACGCGGTGCACGCCGAGGGCGGGCGGATCGTGATGCAGCTCATGCACGGCGGCCGCGTCTCCCACACCGACATCACGGGAACCGACCGCATCGTCGCTCCCAGCGCGGTCGCGATCGACGGCGACGTGCACACCCCCGGCGGGAAGAAGCCCTTCCCCGTTCCCCACGCCCTCTCGACCGAAGAGCTCGCGCAGGTGAGAGACGAGTTCGTCGCCGCGGCGCGGCGCGCGATCGATGCCGGTCTCGACGGCGTCGAGGTGCACGGCGCGAACGGCTACCTCCTCCACCAGTTCCTCTCGCCGGTCTCCAACCAGCGCACCGACGCCTACGGCGGGTCCCCGGAGGGACGCGCCGCGTTCGTGATCGAGGTCACGACGGCGATCGCCGAGGCGGTGGGTGCGGGACGCGTCGGCATCCGCCTCTCCCCGGCGCACAACATCCAGGATGTCGCCGAGACGGACGAGGCGGACGTCCGCGCCACCTACACGGCGCTCGTGGAGGGCATCGCGCCCCTCGGCCTCGCCTACCTCAGCGTGCTGCACGCCGAGCCCGAGGGGGAGCTGGTGCAGGGCCTGCGCGCGCGCTTCGGCGGCGCGTTCGTCGCCAACAGCGGATTCGGGCGCCTGACCACGAAGGAGGAGGCGGTCGACATCGTCGCGCGGGGCAAGGCCGATGCCGTCGCCGTGGGTCGCCTCGCGCTCGCCAATCCCGACCTCGTCGAGCGGTGGGTGGGAGGCCACCCCGAGAACGAGCCGGACCCCGCCACGTTCTACGCGCAAGGCGCCGTCGGCTACACCGACTACCCGCGCCTGAGCGCCTAG
- a CDS encoding flotillin family protein → MDIAALGGIGLLVLIGAGVAVIALIVLLFLIRAWYRVARADEALVIVGKKQRGADGESSRITVITGGGAIVNPLTQRAEMISLRARQIKMEPTAQSSNGVTVNVNGVALVKIGSDPESVRRAAERFASQDVAIEQFTTEQLEGALRGVVATLTVEELMRDRQRLADQIAEGIKSDLSSQGLILDSFQIQGITDSNGYISALGATEVERVKRDAEVAKINADREIRARQIATDEANLIEQTALDKNSAAAKAEVGRANAEAEQAEALARAERQQAVLIQEAENTQARLESEVSRVADANLYQRQKDADADAYAQVKAAEARAKIAEQEAMAVRLKAEADAEAVRLAGEARAGALRAEGEALSHNQEALLAQRALEALVPMMTEFAKGYDKVGSITVLGGDGASGHLATESASGLRASFEAVRAATGIDLTAIIQGRAVGEAFADATTRGGAPTPTTAARTPEAPAPTE, encoded by the coding sequence ATGGACATTGCCGCGCTCGGCGGAATCGGATTGCTCGTCCTGATCGGCGCGGGAGTGGCGGTCATCGCCCTCATCGTCCTGCTGTTCCTCATCCGGGCGTGGTACCGCGTGGCACGCGCCGACGAGGCCCTCGTCATCGTCGGCAAGAAGCAGCGCGGGGCGGACGGCGAGTCATCGCGCATCACCGTCATCACGGGCGGCGGTGCGATCGTGAACCCGCTCACGCAGCGCGCGGAGATGATCTCGCTGCGGGCCCGCCAGATCAAGATGGAGCCCACCGCGCAGTCGTCGAACGGCGTGACGGTGAACGTCAACGGCGTCGCACTGGTGAAGATCGGGTCGGACCCCGAGTCCGTGCGCCGCGCCGCGGAGCGCTTCGCGTCGCAGGACGTCGCGATCGAGCAGTTCACGACCGAGCAGCTCGAGGGCGCCCTGCGCGGTGTCGTCGCGACCCTGACGGTCGAAGAACTCATGCGCGACCGCCAGCGCCTCGCCGATCAGATCGCCGAGGGCATCAAGAGCGACCTCTCCTCCCAGGGCCTGATCCTCGATTCCTTCCAGATCCAGGGCATCACCGACAGCAACGGCTACATCTCAGCGCTCGGTGCGACTGAGGTCGAGCGGGTCAAGCGCGATGCAGAAGTGGCGAAGATCAACGCCGACCGCGAGATCCGCGCCCGCCAGATCGCGACGGACGAGGCCAACCTGATCGAGCAGACCGCGCTCGACAAGAACAGCGCGGCCGCGAAGGCCGAGGTCGGCCGGGCCAACGCCGAGGCCGAGCAGGCCGAGGCCCTGGCGCGGGCGGAGCGCCAGCAGGCCGTGCTCATCCAGGAGGCCGAGAACACGCAGGCCCGGCTGGAGTCCGAGGTCAGCCGCGTCGCCGACGCGAACCTGTACCAGCGACAGAAGGACGCCGATGCCGACGCGTACGCACAGGTCAAGGCGGCCGAGGCCCGGGCGAAGATCGCCGAGCAGGAGGCGATGGCCGTGCGCCTGAAGGCCGAGGCCGACGCCGAGGCCGTGCGCCTGGCCGGTGAGGCGCGTGCCGGCGCGCTCCGGGCCGAGGGCGAGGCGCTCTCGCACAACCAGGAGGCACTGCTCGCGCAGCGCGCGCTCGAGGCGCTCGTGCCCATGATGACCGAGTTCGCGAAGGGCTACGACAAGGTCGGCTCGATCACCGTGCTGGGCGGCGACGGGGCGAGCGGCCACCTCGCGACGGAGTCGGCATCGGGCCTTCGCGCCTCCTTCGAGGCCGTCCGCGCGGCGACCGGGATCGATCTGACGGCCATCATCCAGGGCCGCGCGGTCGGCGAGGCGTTCGCGGATGCGACCACCCGGGGCGGCGCACCGACGCCGACTACGGCCGCACGGACCCCCGAGGCGCCCGCCCCGACCGAGTGA
- a CDS encoding type 1 glutamine amidotransferase domain-containing protein: MTDLSGKKIAFVATDGYEDSELTSPWEAVTAAGATAVLIAPEGGSIEGKNGHTQPVDLTTDAADAADYDALVLPGGVVNADHLRMDEKAVAFSKAFFEASKPVAAICHAAWTLIEAGVVKGRTLTSYPSLKTDLRNAGAEWVDEEVVVDQGFVTSRTPDDLPAFNAKVIEEIAEGKHPGQHA; the protein is encoded by the coding sequence ATGACCGATCTGAGTGGAAAGAAGATCGCGTTCGTCGCGACCGACGGATACGAAGACAGCGAACTGACCTCCCCGTGGGAGGCCGTCACGGCAGCCGGTGCGACGGCGGTGCTGATCGCACCGGAGGGCGGCTCGATCGAGGGCAAGAACGGCCACACCCAGCCCGTCGACCTCACGACGGATGCCGCGGATGCGGCGGATTACGACGCGCTCGTGCTGCCGGGCGGCGTCGTCAACGCCGACCACCTGCGGATGGACGAGAAGGCCGTCGCGTTCTCGAAGGCGTTCTTCGAGGCGTCCAAGCCCGTCGCCGCGATCTGCCACGCGGCGTGGACCCTCATCGAGGCCGGCGTGGTGAAGGGACGCACGCTGACGAGCTACCCGAGCCTGAAGACCGACCTCCGCAACGCCGGAGCCGAATGGGTCGACGAGGAAGTGGTCGTCGACCAGGGGTTCGTCACGAGCCGGACACCGGACGACCTCCCCGCCTTCAACGCGAAGGTGATCGAGGAGATCGCCGAAGGCAAGCACCCCGGTCAGCACGCCTGA
- a CDS encoding formate/nitrite transporter family protein yields MALTRHRATLVTGFLGGVEVGVGVLAYIGVLHATGDQLLAGLAFSVGLIALLLAHGELFTENFLMPIAALVAREETALQLAKLWGGTLVANLLGGWVITTRSSTRSSLSARS; encoded by the coding sequence GTGGCACTCACACGCCACCGCGCCACCCTCGTGACCGGCTTCCTCGGCGGGGTCGAGGTGGGCGTCGGCGTGCTCGCCTACATCGGCGTCCTGCACGCCACGGGTGACCAGCTGCTGGCGGGCCTCGCGTTCAGCGTCGGTCTCATCGCCCTCCTGCTCGCGCACGGCGAGCTCTTCACCGAGAACTTCCTCATGCCGATCGCGGCGCTCGTCGCGCGAGAGGAGACTGCGCTCCAGCTCGCGAAGCTGTGGGGCGGCACGCTCGTGGCCAATCTGCTCGGCGGCTGGGTGATCACCACTCGATCCTCGACTCGCTCTTCGCTTTCGGCGCGATCTTGA
- a CDS encoding MSMEG_0569 family flavin-dependent oxidoreductase, whose product MIPVDLSDGDHFDAVIVGGGQAGLALSWHLVQRGIRHVVIERDTVVHEWRDGRWDNFTLVTPNWHCALPGYAYDGPEPDGFMTRDEVYAWARRYADTFPAPVAEHTSVSLVERRPGGGFLVHTSAGMITAETVTSATGGYHLPVTPAWSDDIPEHVFQLHSHEYRNASQLPDGPVLVVGSGQSGTQIAEDLLLEGRDVHLALGRAPRVARFYRGRDCMTWLADMGVYDVPVSTRGLAKRESTNHYVTGRDGGRDIDLREFALRGMALYGRAIGMSGGDFLFDDTLADNLDYADSVAESIKNDIDRYIERERIDAPHEDRYEAVWRPEDVPARLPARDVSSVVWSIGFRADWSWLGSLDVLDHEGHPAHSRGATNVPGFQFIGLPWMHTWGSGRFHAIARDAEHVAGLVAEGAERRIPVA is encoded by the coding sequence ATGATCCCCGTCGACCTGAGCGACGGGGATCACTTCGATGCCGTGATCGTGGGCGGGGGTCAGGCGGGGCTCGCCCTCAGCTGGCATCTGGTCCAGCGGGGCATCCGCCACGTCGTCATCGAACGCGACACGGTCGTGCACGAGTGGCGCGACGGCCGCTGGGACAACTTCACCCTTGTGACGCCGAACTGGCATTGCGCGCTTCCCGGGTACGCCTATGACGGGCCGGAGCCCGACGGATTCATGACCCGCGACGAGGTGTACGCCTGGGCGCGGCGGTACGCGGACACCTTCCCGGCGCCGGTCGCCGAGCACACATCGGTCTCGCTCGTCGAGCGGCGCCCCGGCGGCGGCTTCCTCGTCCACACGAGCGCGGGCATGATCACGGCGGAGACCGTCACCTCGGCGACGGGCGGCTACCACCTGCCCGTCACCCCCGCCTGGTCGGACGACATCCCCGAGCACGTTTTCCAGCTGCACTCCCACGAGTACCGCAACGCCTCTCAGCTTCCCGACGGGCCCGTCCTCGTGGTGGGTTCGGGACAGTCCGGAACCCAGATCGCCGAGGACCTGCTGCTCGAGGGGCGTGACGTGCACCTGGCTCTGGGCCGCGCGCCGCGCGTCGCGAGGTTCTATCGCGGACGCGACTGCATGACCTGGCTCGCCGACATGGGCGTCTACGACGTGCCCGTCTCCACGCGGGGGCTGGCCAAACGCGAGTCGACCAACCACTACGTCACGGGTCGCGACGGGGGACGCGACATCGACCTTCGCGAGTTCGCTCTGCGGGGGATGGCGCTCTACGGCCGGGCGATCGGGATGTCGGGCGGAGACTTCCTCTTCGACGACACCCTGGCCGACAACCTCGACTACGCGGACTCCGTCGCCGAGTCGATCAAGAACGACATCGACCGCTACATCGAACGCGAGCGGATCGATGCGCCGCACGAAGACCGATATGAGGCCGTCTGGCGCCCCGAGGACGTTCCGGCGAGGCTCCCCGCACGGGATGTCTCGTCGGTCGTCTGGTCGATCGGCTTCCGCGCGGACTGGTCGTGGCTCGGCAGCCTCGACGTGCTGGATCACGAGGGGCATCCCGCCCACTCGAGAGGTGCGACGAACGTGCCCGGGTTCCAGTTCATCGGGCTGCCGTGGATGCACACCTGGGGATCCGGACGATTCCATGCCATCGCGCGCGACGCCGAGCACGTCGCGGGACTCGTCGCCGAGGGAGCGGAGCGGCGCATCCCCGTCGCCTGA
- a CDS encoding DHA2 family efflux MFS transporter permease subunit, protein MSATSTSPVPTVPASGQQGGVLAARENRVIWLLLAAAFVAILNETTMGVAIPHLITDLGITALDAQWLTTAFMLTMAVVIPTTGFLLQRLTTRAAFLIAISLFSFGTLLAFLSPGFPMLVVARVVQASGTAIMMPLLMTTIMNLVPPHARGRMMGRVSVVISLAPAIGPTVSGVLLDTVGWRWIFGLVLPIALVALVAGARWMVNVGETKEAPLDVLSVILSALGFGGVVFGLSQIGGAASHGGGADAAAASSASTAALVIALSVGVASLAVFVWRQLRLQRRDDALLDLRVFRSLNFSLSVLQFLLISMAFFGAITVVPLYMQRVLGVSALETGLVVLPGALAMGLLGPTIGRIYDKHGPRVLLVPGSIIASALLWFYTTLGASTPVWVIAVAQTLLSIGLALSFTPLFTASLGSLERRFYSHGSAIVSTVQQVAGAAGIALLITVMSGIAAGIVAGGGSEVTGEAAGTQAAFVLAAIIATPTVVFSFFIRKPADSADMPVAH, encoded by the coding sequence ATGTCCGCGACCAGCACCTCACCCGTACCGACGGTCCCGGCATCCGGGCAGCAGGGCGGCGTGCTCGCCGCCCGCGAGAATCGCGTCATCTGGCTCCTGCTCGCGGCCGCCTTCGTCGCCATCCTGAACGAGACGACGATGGGTGTGGCGATTCCCCACCTCATCACCGATCTCGGCATCACGGCCCTCGATGCGCAGTGGCTGACGACGGCGTTCATGCTCACGATGGCCGTGGTCATCCCGACCACCGGCTTCCTTCTCCAGCGGCTCACGACGCGCGCCGCGTTCCTCATCGCGATCTCGCTGTTCTCCTTCGGCACACTGCTGGCGTTCCTCTCCCCCGGGTTCCCCATGCTCGTCGTGGCGCGCGTCGTACAGGCGTCCGGCACGGCCATCATGATGCCGCTGCTCATGACGACGATCATGAATCTCGTTCCGCCCCACGCCCGCGGGCGCATGATGGGCCGCGTCAGCGTGGTCATCTCCCTCGCGCCCGCGATCGGGCCGACCGTCTCGGGAGTGCTGCTGGACACGGTGGGATGGCGCTGGATCTTCGGGCTCGTCCTCCCGATCGCGCTCGTCGCCCTCGTGGCGGGCGCCCGCTGGATGGTCAACGTCGGGGAGACCAAGGAGGCGCCGCTCGACGTCCTCTCGGTGATCCTGTCGGCGCTGGGCTTCGGCGGTGTGGTCTTCGGACTCAGCCAGATCGGCGGGGCGGCCAGCCACGGCGGCGGTGCCGACGCAGCCGCCGCGTCATCGGCTTCGACGGCGGCCCTCGTCATCGCACTCTCCGTGGGAGTGGCGTCCCTGGCCGTCTTCGTCTGGCGCCAGCTGCGCCTCCAGCGCCGCGACGACGCACTGCTCGACCTGCGCGTCTTCCGGTCGCTCAACTTCTCGCTGTCGGTCCTGCAGTTCCTGCTCATCTCGATGGCCTTCTTCGGCGCGATCACCGTCGTGCCCCTCTACATGCAGCGCGTGCTCGGCGTCTCGGCACTCGAGACCGGCCTCGTCGTGCTGCCCGGCGCGCTCGCGATGGGCCTCCTGGGCCCGACTATCGGCCGCATCTACGACAAGCACGGCCCGCGCGTGCTCCTGGTGCCGGGTTCGATCATCGCGAGCGCCCTGCTGTGGTTCTACACGACGCTCGGCGCCTCCACCCCGGTGTGGGTGATCGCCGTCGCGCAGACGCTGCTCTCGATCGGCCTGGCCCTGTCGTTCACGCCGCTGTTCACGGCCTCGCTGGGTTCGCTCGAGCGCCGCTTCTACTCGCACGGCAGCGCGATCGTCTCGACCGTGCAGCAGGTGGCCGGCGCCGCCGGCATCGCGCTGCTCATCACCGTCATGTCGGGGATTGCGGCCGGCATCGTCGCGGGAGGCGGCAGCGAGGTCACCGGCGAGGCCGCCGGCACCCAGGCCGCGTTCGTCCTGGCGGCGATCATCGCCACGCCGACGGTGGTGTTCTCGTTCTTCATCCGCAAGCCGGCCGACTCGGCCGACATGCCCGTCGCGCACTGA